In one window of Nicotiana tabacum cultivar K326 chromosome 12, ASM71507v2, whole genome shotgun sequence DNA:
- the LOC142166987 gene encoding uncharacterized protein LOC142166987: protein MASVKSPFNINVIHSKCKRAKRMILEKMEDSFADAYNKLEGYANELRSSNLGTDVVINISNDALSEGKRRFLRMYICFHALKMGFKSGLRPFIGLDGTFLKRKCKGQLLVVVAQDSMRHFYPLAWVIVDKETKVTWSWFLRLLQHSLNLKIGEEVTFILDMQKNLIDSAQLVLLEAHHRYCVRHIEANWCKRWGGGEYNKYLWWAVWGIYEEYFKDQLRNMGEVDEYMDNNLIESFNSWIKESRFKPIIKIFEGIRVKAINMLREHESTVMSWSNDFSPQTMQLYSQYLNIENKCHVHYNGQEGYEASEDGDKHTVNMVVKRCTCRTWDLNGITCPHAIKAIQYNKMNPLTEIHRWYTKEAYFLAYSHKLQPVKGEIFWKVEASHAMEPPKFVKMVGRPKVKRTREKNETVNKEGEWM, encoded by the exons ATGGCAAGTGTAAAATCTCCATTTAATATCAATGTTATTCATTCAAAGTGTAAGAGAGCCAAGAGAATGATCCTAGAGAAAATGGAGGATAGTTTTGCAGATGCTTACAACAAGCTTGAGGGTTATGCTAATGAATTAAGGTCTAGTAATCTAGGTACAGATGTGGTGATTAACATATCAAATGATGCacttagtgaaggaaaaagaagatttttaagAATGTATATATGTTTTCATGCATTGAAAATGGGGTTTAAAAGTGGGTTGAGACCATTTATTGGCTTGGATGGAACCTTTTTGAAACGGAAATGCAAGGGTCAACTGTTAGTAGTTGTTGCTCAAGACTCCATGAGGCACTTTTATCCCCTAGcttgggttattgttgataaaGAAACCAAAGTGACATGGAGTTGGTTCTTAAGACTGCTACAACATTCATTGAACCTCAAAATAGGAGAAGAGGTCACATTTATATTAGATATGCAGAAG AATTTGATTGATTCAGCTCAGTTGGTTCTTCTTGAGGCACACCACAGATATTGTGTAAGACACATAGAGGCAAATTGGTGCAAAAGATGGGGAGGTGGGGAATATAATAAGTACCTCTGGTGGGCTGTATGGGGCATATATGAAGAATATTTTAAAGACCAATTAAGGAATATGGGAGAAGTGGATGAATATA TGGACAACAACCTAATTGAGTCCTTCAATTCATGGATCAAGGAATCAAGATTCAAGCCAATTATCAAGATATTTGAGGGTATCAGAGTAAAGGCTATTAACATGCTAAGGGAACATGAATCTACTGTAATGTCATGGAGTAATGACTTCAGTCCCCAAACCATGCAACTGTATAGCCAATACTTGAATATTGAAAATAAGTGTCATGTTCATTACAATGGTCAAGAAGGGTATGAAGCGAGTGAGGATGGTGACAAACATACAGTGAATATGGTGGTGAAGAGATGCACATGTAGGACATGGGACCTTAATGGCATCACATGTCCTCATGCAATCAAAGCAATACAATATAACAAGATGAATCCCCTGACTGAAATACACCGGTGGTACACCAAAGAGGCTTATTTCCTAGCCTATTCACATAAGCTTCAACCAGTAAAGGGAGAAATTTTTTGGAAAGTAGAAGCATCTCATGCAATGGAACCACCAAAATTTGTGAAGATGGTTGGCAGGCCTAAAGTCAAAAGaacaagagaaaaaaatgaaacaGTCAACAAAGAAGGTGAATGGATGTAG